The Lentimicrobiaceae bacterium genome contains the following window.
CTATATCGCTTACTTTGACAGGTTGGTTATTTGCGATAAAATCTTTGATCTTCCTTTGTCTTTCATTAAGATAGCCTCCCCTTGATTTGAATACGCCGTATTTATTCTCTAACTTTTCGGTAAGTATTTTCAGACTTTCCAAAAAGAAAATCAGCCACATATTTATGCGTTCGCTTTCTTTTCCTCGATTTTTTTGTCCACTCATCAGCGCTTCATAATATGCTGTTTTGTTTTGCTCTATATGATTTTCAAATGAAACATACTTAATAAAAGTATAATCATTTTGCAATAAACAAAGCGTTGTCAACAAGCGAGATAGTCTGCCGTTTCCATCCTGAAAAGGGTGTATGCTCAAAAAATCGTAAATAAAGCTCCCAATAACAATGAGCGGGTGAATGTTTTTTTGTTCTAATTGTTCGCTAACCCAATCAATAAGTTCTCGCATTTCGCTCTCAACCAATGCAGGCTCGGTAGTTGTGAAGACAGTTTTCTGTTCGCCTGTCGGGTAGGTTGCAACTACTTTGTTTGAAAGGTGTTTGTAAGTTCCTCTGTGCCGTTCGTCTTTACTGCTATGTTTGAGCAAAAATTGGTGCAGCTGCTTGATATAACTTTCCGAAATTTTTATATCGTGATAATTGTTGTGTATTAATTCCAAAACTTCATAATATCCAACAACTTCCTGTTCATCACGGTTTTTTAGTTTTGTGATTTTAATATCCTTCAAAAGCAGCTGAATCTCATGGTCGGTAAGCGTTGCACCTTCAATTCTTGTAGAAGAACCAATACTTTCAATGGTTGCAATTTTTCGCAACTCTTTCAAGTAACGATTTTCCCTATTTTCTGTAATATTCCATTTCCCCCTAAAACCGTCGATGTAGCCGATTAATTGCAATATTCTTTGGTTAGTTGCAAAATCAAAATTGAGTTTTCGAATAAATTTATCCATATTTTATCCGTATTTTATTCGTAAAAGATAGTGCAAAGGTATAAATTATTTATATCTTATCCATAATGTAGACGAAATTTATCCGTATGTTTTAATTGAATATATCAACGACAGCATCATAAACATAGTTTTGCTTGATGTTGCCAACTAACGTTGCTATTAGCTCGTTAATTTAGAACATCCGTTGTAACGGAGTTGGAATTTGTAGGATATTAGTATTAATTCTCCTCAGGCACTTGTACCTCTTCCGGCACCTTGTCCGATAACTCTTTATCACTTATTGCGGCAGCCTTCTCCTTAGCTTTCTCTAAATCTTCCGGCGACCAATTTTTCTCTTTTGCAGCACGGTTTTCGCAAGTCTTGCAAAGCGACTCTAAAGTAGGTTTTATACGTGAATTATTTGCGTATGCATCCGAAACAGAGCCTCCTTCAAAAATCTCAGTAGTTCTGTCGCTCTTCAGATGCTGGCAGTCTTGATACAAGTGATATTTGGAGCCAGACTTTGTCCAATAAACATAGTCGCTACCCATAAGTTCTTTCACGTAATTAGAATCCTTAGTGTATTGCTCTACAGAAGGAGGATTAAAGTCTGTTCCAACCAAGCCTGCAGCTACCAATGCAGCTATAGCTATGCCACCAAGAATACCTTTCTGCTTGCCGTCTAAATTTTTGTTTGTAAAGATTACTATAACAAGTGGCAAAAATGCTATTATAGCGGTAAATAGTCCAAGTTGCGACTGCAAAAAGAATAAAAATTTATTCTTTTCCGAAGGCGGGTTCAAGCGATTTGACTTTTTCCAAAGTATAGAACCGACTATCGCTAAAACTAAGTCAATCGCTATAAGCATTATTACAAACCACATCTTTATTGGTACAACTTGTATAATATGCCTAATAGCAATGAGTTGAGCCACTATAGCCAAAACCCACAGTATAGCAGCAATGACGCGATTTCGAGTAGCTTTAGATTTATTTTCTTTTGTAGGCTTCCAAGTAGCCTTATTATCAGCATTAGCACTGCTATCTACACGAGTAATTTTCTTGTTTGTAGCCATTTTATTATCTATTTTTAGGTTAAAAAATTAAGGATTAAAGACAAAAATACATTTTTTTTGTTAAAAAACAAACAATTATAAATTAAGTTTGGGTGATATGTACATTACGGTTTGCAAACTTGTAGCAAACATGTAGTTTACGAAACAAATATACAATATTTATAAACAGAAAATACAATATTGATAAATAGGTTTTTTATGTGTTTCAATAAATCAATTAAATAGCACAGATTAAAAACAGTTAGCAATGTGATTACTCGCTGCTGAGTCTTTCAATTATTATTCCATTAATTGATTTGATGTCGTCGGGTATTTTTCCATTGTCGTTAATTATTACCGTGTATCCTTCTTCTATCATATCGGTAATTTTATTTTTGTCAGGGATATACGGATAAGCAGTGAGATTGGTATAAAACATTGCTTCAATCGGTTTGTCGTAATTTAACAACACTCCTTTAGAAATGTTTTTTTCGTTGAGCTTTCGTAAGTTAGCTACCCAAGCAGGGTTTCTGTTACTTTGCTCAAATGGTTTTACTCTTTCAATAGAGTAGCGAATAGGTAAAACAATCAACAATATTAGAATCAAATTGAAAACCCATTTCAACTTTCGGTTCTTTTTGTAATCGTTTAACATGTGGAAAAACTCGGCAGTCATCAGAAACAGAGCAGGAGAAATAAAAAGAACGTATGCCTGCATTTTTGTTTTTGGGATTGAGAAAAAGACTAGAGGGACTATAACCCATATAACTATTGCCAATCGTTTCAAGTCTTTAATGTTTTTTGCATACTTCCATAGATACCAAATCAATGGTAGGTAAATCAGCTCTCCGTAGTTTATTCTAATTCTGTCGATAAAATAGTAAAATGGTCCGGTTCTTCCTTCAAGAACTTCGGTTATGTGTTTTAAGTTGAAACTCGCTTCCCAACTTGCCTCAACGGGAAATGCCTTGAAGATGTACAGTTGCCACGGTAGAAAAATCAAACAGCAGGTAGCAAGCAAAATAATGAAATTGAAAATGATTTCTTTTGGTTTAAATTTTTCTGAGTCGAGTACAACCAATAGCCAGATAGGCAAAACAATTAGCGCCGGCAACCACTTTGATAAAATTGCAGCACCAATACTAACTCCCGCAAGAAGATTGAAAACCAATTTTTTTCTTTGTGCAAAAAGTATGCTGAATACAACCGCTAACTCAATGAAGAACAAAAAGAAAATGTCTATGTGGTCGGTTGCGACTCTTCCGGCGGTTAATTCTATTATCAATCCATTGATGGAAAAAAGGAAAGCTGTTAGATAGCCAACTTTTTTATTGCAGAAATAACTACCTATAAAAAATGCAAGCCAAATTCCTATTGTCGTCAGAATTCTTGAAGGAAGTCGCAATGCTATTTCGTTAACTCCAAACAACCACATACTTGCTGCCATTGTCCAAAGTGGTAACGGTTGTTTATGAACCCAAATATGATTTCCCGTCCAATTTTTGTAGTCGTATGGTAAAATCGGATTGTCGTAAAGTGTAGGTGTTAATGGGTGATTTATGAGATTTTTTGCAACAAGAGCGTGATAGCGTTCGTCCCATGGATGCAGGAAAAAATCGCATGAAGTGTAAACTCTAAGTGCAAGTCCGCAAATCATGAGTAAAATAACAGCAATTGTGAAATTATGTTTTGAATAATATTTCCACGAGAAATAGTATCCTATCGCACAAAACACAATAGTCGGTATGGAGTAGTATAGATCGTTCATTTAGTTTGTTTCAATAGCTACCAACGTATAATTTACGGAACAAATGTACAATATTTGTGAACAAAATACACAACACCAATAATCACAGCATCACTGCTTCACAATTTTGCTATATCCAATAATTTTATTTCCCGAAAAGATTTGAACATTATAAATCCCGTTTGGCAAATGACCTATATTTATTACTGTTTTGCCATTTGTATTTTCAGACAGGACTTCTTTTCCTGACATGTTGTGCAGTGTTATAGTTATTTCTCCTTCTGTGTCGACAACAAAGCTGTTGCAGGTTGGGTTTGGATAAATTGAAACACTTGGCGAAATATTTGGCAACTCTTTACCGAAAAATCCAGATATATTAAAATACTCATATAACGCCGTAACTTTGTAGCAATTGTAATATTGCCTCCAGACTTTCATATTATTATAATACAAATACAATTTACCGTCCGATTGTTGCCAGCTTCCACTTATCCATTCGTTTCTTTCTGCTAATGTACAGTTATTGTTTGCATCGTAGGTAAAATCAGATTTAGTATCATTAAACCAATTGCCTTCCCACTTTTGATATAAATCGGTCAGCAGGTTATTGTTAGCATCGTAGGTGTACGTGTTTTTAGAACTATTAACCCAGTCGTTTTGCCAACTTTGAGATAATTTAGTTAGCAAGTTATTGTTTGCATCGTAAGTATAATCAGATTTAGAATTATCAACCCAATCGCCTTGCCACTTTTGATATAATTCCGATACTAAGTTATTGTTTGCATCGTGGGTAAAAGTATATTTATAACTATTTATCCAATCACCGTCCCACATTTGAAATATTCTGGTTTGCAAGTTATTGTTAGCATCGTAGGTCATGGTATATTTCAGCTTATTATTCCAATCATTATCTAGCCACTCTTGAAACAATAATGACAGCATGTTGTTATTTTCGTCGTAGGTATAAGTCGATCTAAAGGTATTTACCCAAGAATTATTTTGCCATGATTGATCCAATCCAATTATCAAGTTGTTGTTGGCATCGTAGGTGTAGGTATAGTTGGAAGAGTTAACCCAACCGCCATCCCATGTTTGACTTAAAGACGTAAGTATGCTGTTGTTAGCATTGTATGTATAAGTATATAGTTCAGCATTAACCCAACCATCTTCCCACTCTTGATGTAATTGTGTTAGCATGTTATTATTTTCATCGTAGGTGAATGTATAAAGGTCGAAATTAACCCAAGCGCCATCCCATACTTGATATAATTGCGTTAGCATATAACTTTGATTGTTGTAAGTGCAAATTTCTCTATAATACGTGTTGGTAGTTCTGCGAACGTATATTGTATCGGGCTCCCACCAATCGATATTAGATTTGTGTTTGTTTACTGTAGGAGATTTTTTTTCAAGCAATTGTTCCCATTCAAAATTTGTGTTTTGCTTGCTTGGTTTTTTAAAAACCAAATTGTTTTGTGCAACGATGCTCAAGCTAAACATTAAGCATACTAAGAATAACGAGATAGTTGTTATTCTTGTAATTTTTGTTTTTAAAATTCTCGTGTTTTTCATAGTTTCGTTTTTTTTAATTATTAGTTTTACTTGGTTGGATGCAGAGCCTAACTTTGTTGATTTTCAATTAATCACGATGTTGGCAATAGGGATTATTATTACTTGTTGCGAAGGTACAATATTCTTAAACAAAAAACCAAATATTAGTATGTTTTTCTATTTTATTTTTGTATATGTTCCAATAAATCAATGAAATAAGAAGTATTGAAAACGGGTGGCAGTGAGAAATGTAGGGTATTCATAACACCAAATTATCAAACTGCAGTGCTGTTTGTTAAATGTTATATCTTTTAAATTTAGCGCTTTCTGCTCTATGTTTTTTATTGCGTGTTGGCAAGCGTTATTTTCTTATTCCTTCAACGTCGTAACTATATCCATAACCCAATCCGCCTAACCCACCAACATGAAATTTAATAGTATCAATGTGAACAAATTTGCCTGTATGTGAATAATGATAGCCTGACTTGGGTATTAACACCCCATTATCATCAATAAGCGATGTGATTTTTGTGTTTTGTTTGAATTCTATAGTGATTTTTTCGTTCTGATTTTCATTACTGTCGACACCAGAGAATAAATCATTATCGCTGTCAATTAATTCATACCTACGAATCACTCCATCATAGAAAGAAGTGTCATAAGTTGCTACTGGTTCAAAATGCATCCATGATTCTTTTATTACTTTAAAATAAAAATCACCAAGATATTTTATTCGAAAATCTTTTATTTCAATACTTATTTCAGCGTAATCACTTGCTCCTTTATCATCGTAGGCAATTGCTTTAATAGTATGAACTCCTGCATTTTCAAGTTTTGAACCATGCCAATCGTACTGATATGGTGGAGAAAAAAATTCCTTAACAATTGTATCATTGATTAATAAATCTACTTTTGTGACATATCCATCAGAATCTTTCGCGTCAACGAATATAGTCAGTACCGTGTCATGCTCAATTACGATGTTGTTCTCGGGTTGTATGAACCGTACAGTTGGGTTTAGATTATTTTTTTCTTTATCACAACTAAAGGAAATCAGTATGCTCAATAAAGTAAAAATAATAATTGGAGTTATTTTTATGTTTTTCATTTGCTTAGATATTTTTTGTAATCAGATTTTCTTAATGCCTGACAATACATGTTTTACGAAACAAATATACAAAATCCGTAAAAAGGAAACATAATGCTGGTGTTTTATTTATATTTATATTTTTGAAAGGTATGTTTGCCTAATCAGCGTAATTGTACCGTTGTTAGAGCTATCCAAACCTTTCCTTTCACCTACGTTGTTGTTTCTTCACACTGTTCTGTCTTCAAGTGGCGTAAACTTCTGCTCTGTACGTTGCAAGGTTCATCCCTACAGGTTTCTATGTTCTATGCTCGCTGTTTATACTGTCGGGAACAAAAGCTTTGGTAAGTATAAGCCTTTTAACATTAGTCCGTACTCTGCACGTTTAACAATATTGTTTCTATTTCATTTATTATTCGTCAACACTGGCTATAAAATAATACTCTTCATTAGTATTAAAATAATTTTCAAATTCAACCACCTTAATAGGTTGTTTGTTTTTAATAAAAGATTGAAGTGTGTACATTTTCAAACCTATTTCGTTCGATAAAAAATCGTATAAGTCGAGAGGAGAGGTTCCATAGTAGTCGCTGGCACCTTTTCCGCATTCAAATATAATTATAGGTTTGTTTGTTTTAAGCAAGTTTTTCGCACCTTTCAAAACTCCAAATTCTCCACCCTCAACATCAATTTTAATTAAATGAATTTTTTCGTTTGAAGGAATAATTTCATCTAAGGTTTTTAATTCTACATTTATTTCTTCAATTATCGGATTTGTAATGTCGTAACGTCTTCTTTTTATACCACTGTACGCCGGTGCATTTTTGACAAATTGAAACACTGTTTCACCACTATTATCCGAAATTGCATAGGGAAAAACCTCAGCTTTATTTCTGTATTTATTTTTCAAATCGTTAAACATATGGGGAATAGGCTCAAAAGCGTAGTGTTTCCCATCGGGTGCATAACTCAGCATTAAGTCTAATATTTCACCTTTATGACAGCCAACATCAATGCAATTACTGTTTCTTTTTAAATTTTTCCTTAATATTATCCTTGTAAGTCTGTCGTATTTAAGATTTTTGGTTAAATCTAAATGAAGAAATATCAGTATTTCCCTTAGAGTTTGCTTTATTAATGAAATAAAATGTCGTTTCACATCATAAGATTTTATGTTTTTCATATACTTTGCTTATTCGTATGCGTTAACAAATCTACCTAACCAACGTAATAGTACCACTGTTAGAGTTGTCCAATCCTTTCCTTTCGCCAACGTCGTTGTTTCTCCAAATCGTTCCGTCTCTGAAAGTAGCGTAAACTCTATACACATACACATCTTGCGGACAAGGTTTGTCTTTATATTTACCGTTCCAACCTTCTGCCGGTTCACCCTGACTTGTAAGTTTATTGCTGCTCCAAATCAGGTTACCGTGTTGGTCGTAAACTTCGGCTCTATACGTTGCAAGGTTCATTCCTACAGGCTTCCATATCCTTAGATCGCTGTTTGTACCACCGGGCACGAAAGCATTTGGTATGTATAAGCCTTTGAAAAGCAGAGTATATTTGGCACGTGCAGTGTCCACACAGCCGTATTCGTTGACAGATGCAAGCGTAATGGTGTAATCGCCGCTGTAATTGTAAGTGATTGTAGGTTCTTTTTCTTGTGAGAATGTACCGTTTCCAAAGTCCCAATAGTAGTTCTGAGCGCCTATGGTTCCGTTAATCATTTGTAATTTACCTTGTATTTTATCTACGTCTTTGTTCCATCTGAACGCACTTAT
Protein-coding sequences here:
- a CDS encoding Fic family protein; translated protein: MDKFIRKLNFDFATNQRILQLIGYIDGFRGKWNITENRENRYLKELRKIATIESIGSSTRIEGATLTDHEIQLLLKDIKITKLKNRDEQEVVGYYEVLELIHNNYHDIKISESYIKQLHQFLLKHSSKDERHRGTYKHLSNKVVATYPTGEQKTVFTTTEPALVESEMRELIDWVSEQLEQKNIHPLIVIGSFIYDFLSIHPFQDGNGRLSRLLTTLCLLQNDYTFIKYVSFENHIEQNKTAYYEALMSGQKNRGKESERINMWLIFFLESLKILTEKLENKYGVFKSRGGYLNERQRKIKDFIANNQPVKVSDIAKQFPDIGLSTLKKDLLYLRNEQVLTMIGKGKGSVYVLTEKE
- a CDS encoding glycosyltransferase family 39 protein; translated protein: MNDLYYSIPTIVFCAIGYYFSWKYYSKHNFTIAVILLMICGLALRVYTSCDFFLHPWDERYHALVAKNLINHPLTPTLYDNPILPYDYKNWTGNHIWVHKQPLPLWTMAASMWLFGVNEIALRLPSRILTTIGIWLAFFIGSYFCNKKVGYLTAFLFSINGLIIELTAGRVATDHIDIFFLFFIELAVVFSILFAQRKKLVFNLLAGVSIGAAILSKWLPALIVLPIWLLVVLDSEKFKPKEIIFNFIILLATCCLIFLPWQLYIFKAFPVEASWEASFNLKHITEVLEGRTGPFYYFIDRIRINYGELIYLPLIWYLWKYAKNIKDLKRLAIVIWVIVPLVFFSIPKTKMQAYVLFISPALFLMTAEFFHMLNDYKKNRKLKWVFNLILILLIVLPIRYSIERVKPFEQSNRNPAWVANLRKLNEKNISKGVLLNYDKPIEAMFYTNLTAYPYIPDKNKITDMIEEGYTVIINDNGKIPDDIKSINGIIIERLSSE
- a CDS encoding T9SS type A sorting domain-containing protein → MKNTRILKTKITRITTISLFLVCLMFSLSIVAQNNLVFKKPSKQNTNFEWEQLLEKKSPTVNKHKSNIDWWEPDTIYVRRTTNTYYREICTYNNQSYMLTQLYQVWDGAWVNFDLYTFTYDENNNMLTQLHQEWEDGWVNAELYTYTYNANNSILTSLSQTWDGGWVNSSNYTYTYDANNNLIIGLDQSWQNNSWVNTFRSTYTYDENNNMLSLLFQEWLDNDWNNKLKYTMTYDANNNLQTRIFQMWDGDWINSYKYTFTHDANNNLVSELYQKWQGDWVDNSKSDYTYDANNNLLTKLSQSWQNDWVNSSKNTYTYDANNNLLTDLYQKWEGNWFNDTKSDFTYDANNNCTLAERNEWISGSWQQSDGKLYLYYNNMKVWRQYYNCYKVTALYEYFNISGFFGKELPNISPSVSIYPNPTCNSFVVDTEGEITITLHNMSGKEVLSENTNGKTVINIGHLPNGIYNVQIFSGNKIIGYSKIVKQ
- a CDS encoding Ig-like domain-containing protein, whose product is MKNIKITPIIIFTLLSILISFSCDKEKNNLNPTVRFIQPENNIVIEHDTVLTIFVDAKDSDGYVTKVDLLINDTIVKEFFSPPYQYDWHGSKLENAGVHTIKAIAYDDKGASDYAEISIEIKDFRIKYLGDFYFKVIKESWMHFEPVATYDTSFYDGVIRRYELIDSDNDLFSGVDSNENQNEKITIEFKQNTKITSLIDDNGVLIPKSGYHYSHTGKFVHIDTIKFHVGGLGGLGYGYSYDVEGIRK
- a CDS encoding FkbM family methyltransferase, whose translation is MKNIKSYDVKRHFISLIKQTLREILIFLHLDLTKNLKYDRLTRIILRKNLKRNSNCIDVGCHKGEILDLMLSYAPDGKHYAFEPIPHMFNDLKNKYRNKAEVFPYAISDNSGETVFQFVKNAPAYSGIKRRRYDITNPIIEEINVELKTLDEIIPSNEKIHLIKIDVEGGEFGVLKGAKNLLKTNKPIIIFECGKGASDYYGTSPLDLYDFLSNEIGLKMYTLQSFIKNKQPIKVVEFENYFNTNEEYYFIASVDE
- a CDS encoding PKD domain-containing protein — its product is ELVSWGWTMIGSNGEVAYMEGRTPQYNFGAPGSYKVNLTVADTNGCTDSINKYVTVYGSPISAFRWNKDVDKIQGKLQMINGTIGAQNYYWDFGNGTFSQEKEPTITYNYSGDYTITLASVNEYGCVDTARAKYTLLFKGLYIPNAFVPGGTNSDLRIWKPVGMNLATYRAEVYDQHGNLIWSSNKLTSQGEPAEGWNGKYKDKPCPQDVYVYRVYATFRDGTIWRNNDVGERKGLDNSNSGTITLVR